GCTCCTGCAGACATAAGCAAAAGAAAGATATAAGGAAATGTATAAATAAAAGAAACTTCTATCCAGTTGTGAGGCAAAACAAAAGATAAAATTGCCATCCCACCAAAGATAATTACACTAAACAAAACCAAACGATGTAAAAACGGATTTACCTTTTTTAAATTCAGAAAAGATAACGAAAACAATCCAACAAAAGTCAAAGAAGTATTTACCGAAACATAAAGATAGGGCTTTACTGACATGGCCAAATCAGGAACAAGAAGCTGTTTAAAAAATCCACCTAGTAGTGAATAATTTACTGCCAAAGTTGCCAAATACAAACAGTAGTATACATAAGCCCTCTCTCTAACGCTCACGTAAATCAATAGATTGTATAATAACAAAGCAAAAATAATTCCAAAGTAGATTCCGTTGGCAATATAATCCCTTTCCATTCGATCAAAAAAAGAATCGATCCGCCAAATCCGGAAAGGAGCGCTTAAAATCCCGGAATTTTGAATCTTTGCATAAATTGTTTTTTTCTCTAGTGGTTTTAAGGAAAAGCGGTACACCGGGTTTCTATGTTGGATTTCTCTGTCAGAAAAAGCACGTGAACCATCAAACCTTTTTTCGACAACCTTCCCATTCTCATCCCAACCTAACAAAACATTGTCGACCCAGGGAGATTCAAGTTCTAAGATATAATCGCAAATTTCTTCAGACGAATTTACCAGATCAAATTTCACCCAAACAAAAGGTTTCCAGTAACCAAAATTATATTTTAATTCATGGGCTTTGGACCAAACAGCAGATCCAGAGAGAACCTGTTCCAAAGTTTTTGTTTCGAATGTATATTGAATGAGAGGACGTTCCGGAAACTTTGTGCCACAAGACAAACAAAGGAAAACCAAAAGAAATAAATTAATTCTGCCTAAGGAGATCGCGGGCATATAACAGGTCTAATGCCAATCTTTTGGACCCAACAGTTCGCGAAATTCAAAATCAAAATTACGAAGAAAACGTATTGCCAAAATCCCTAAATGGTAAATAGTTTTGGCAAATCAAGGAGATAGATTTATGTCAGCAAAATTTGAAATTTACAAAGATAAATCAGGAGAATTTCGTTTTCGCCTCAAAGCAGGCAACGGAGAAATCATTGCCTCTAGCGAAGGATATTCCTCTAAACAAGCTTGTGAAAACGGCATCAATTCAGTGAAAAACAATGCCGGTTCAGCGGAAATTGTGGATCAAACGTAAGAACAGCAATAATCCGTTACTGTTTGAACCTTAAGTTTAAACTTGGATCCAGCAGGGACTTCAAATTCAGACTTACCGTCGATTTGGAGCCATGTCTCGGATCCTGGCAACAAAACAGAGAGTTTTCCTGATTGGATTTCCATAATTTCTTTTTGGTCGGTTCCAAATTCGTATTCCCCAGGCATCATAATTCCTAAGGTTTTCTTTTCCCCACTAGGGAATAAAACTGTCCGACTAGTAACGTTCCCGTTGAAATAAATATTGGCTGATTTTAGTACAGTTACGGATTCGAATGAACTCATATAGACCAAAAACAGGGAAGACCTCAGACTTCCAAGTGAATTCTAATTCTCCAATCTAGCCAATTTGGTATTAAAAAGTGTTTGCGAAATTCGGAAGTTCCAGAACGGTAAGGTCAGTGCCTATAAAGTCGTCACAAAAGTCAGAGAATAAAAAACAACAAGCCAGGGAAAAATCCATAGAAAGGATACTTTCCTCAGCGATTGTATTGTTCGCAAAACATGGCTTTTCTCAAACTACAATGGAAATGATTGCAAATCATGCAAAAATTTCAAAAGGTCTCGCTTATAATTATTTCAAAAGTAAAAACCAAATTTTTGAACAAATCATAGACAGTTATCTTGCGAAACAAGAGAAGTTTTATAATAATATTCCTCCCAATCTTTCTGCCAAAGAATATGTAAGGGAATTTTTTAATCGTTCCATTCAATTTGCAAAAGAAGAACGAAAAACCATGATTTTGATTTCTGTATGTCTTTTTCAACCCGGTTCTGTCTCACTTTCCAAAAAGATGATGGAAAGTGTCGAGAAACGGTTTGCCCCTTTTAAAGAGGCAATGAGAGAAAGATTTCGATCCTACGGAATCAAAGAACCTGACAAAGAAATG
The window above is part of the Leptospira brenneri genome. Proteins encoded here:
- a CDS encoding TetR/AcrR family transcriptional regulator; this translates as MPIKSSQKSENKKQQAREKSIERILSSAIVLFAKHGFSQTTMEMIANHAKISKGLAYNYFKSKNQIFEQIIDSYLAKQEKFYNNIPPNLSAKEYVREFFNRSIQFAKEERKTMILISVCLFQPGSVSLSKKMMESVEKRFAPFKEAMRERFRSYGIKEPDKEMILIKTFLHGVIMSQHFNDTTICTPTIIEMVLERYDYKT
- a CDS encoding pyrimidine/purine nucleoside phosphorylase is translated as MSSFESVTVLKSANIYFNGNVTSRTVLFPSGEKKTLGIMMPGEYEFGTDQKEIMEIQSGKLSVLLPGSETWLQIDGKSEFEVPAGSKFKLKVQTVTDYCCSYV
- a CDS encoding YegP family protein; the encoded protein is MSAKFEIYKDKSGEFRFRLKAGNGEIIASSEGYSSKQACENGINSVKNNAGSAEIVDQT